In one window of Psychrobacter sp. P2G3 DNA:
- a CDS encoding amino acid ABC transporter ATP-binding protein, producing MVIQMTDVSKWYGDFQVLSDCSAHVHKGDVVVVCGPSGSGKSTLIKTVNGLEPFQKGQIMVNGISVGAPKTDLPKLRSSVGMVFQHFELFPHLTIIDNLMVAQIKVLGRKESEAKQKAMAYLDRVGLTVQAAKYPAELSGGQQQRVAIARALAMDPVAMLFDEPTSALDPEMIQEVLDVMVELTRDGMTMMCVTHEMGFASQVANRIIFMDEGYIVENCSKDEFFEGAKSDRAQMFLSKILNH from the coding sequence ATGGTCATTCAAATGACTGACGTCAGCAAATGGTATGGTGACTTTCAAGTTTTGAGCGACTGTTCTGCCCACGTGCACAAAGGTGACGTGGTGGTGGTCTGTGGGCCATCGGGTAGTGGTAAATCTACTTTGATTAAGACCGTCAATGGACTTGAGCCTTTTCAAAAAGGTCAGATTATGGTCAATGGCATCTCAGTCGGTGCGCCAAAGACCGATTTACCTAAGCTGCGCAGTAGCGTTGGCATGGTGTTTCAACATTTTGAATTGTTCCCGCATTTGACTATTATTGATAACTTAATGGTCGCGCAAATTAAAGTATTAGGCCGTAAAGAAAGTGAGGCTAAACAAAAAGCGATGGCGTATCTGGATCGCGTAGGACTGACCGTACAAGCAGCGAAGTATCCGGCCGAATTGTCCGGTGGTCAGCAGCAGCGGGTAGCGATTGCACGTGCGCTGGCGATGGATCCAGTTGCAATGCTGTTTGATGAGCCAACCTCAGCACTTGATCCGGAGATGATTCAAGAGGTGCTGGATGTCATGGTAGAGCTGACCCGCGATGGTATGACGATGATGTGTGTCACTCATGAGATGGGCTTTGCTAGTCAGGTAGCTAATCGTATTATCTTTATGGATGAAGGCTATATCGTTGAAAACTGTAGTAAAGATGAATTCTTTGAAGGTGCGAAAAGTGATCGTGCGCAAATGTTCTTATCAAAGATTCTTAATCATTAA
- a CDS encoding FAD-dependent oxidoreductase, with the protein MSAERSSTSKGVVIIGAGLAGWHVIDAIRAKDKDIPITLITADSGDRYHKPMLTMAISQNKSASDLVRATGNDAAEAANINLLANTEVSDIDAASQQLYLVSANRSDPANTSYATISYDKLVLAMGAHPIFPQSLPEDLVWHVNHIERFGQLQEKLATGSQHVAIVGAGMVGTEIAEDLLKAGHEVTLIDLNDAPLSQMLPPKATARIAQAVKSQGINFLGSCQVSDVTRKDNGKLQVSYEPLASETDTDTDTDTDTEADSTAAQQREPLIVDHVIASTGLLVDDKLPAAAGVEFNRRTGIVVDATTLRTNASSIYAIGDCMSINGVACRYVAPLRAQAATIADDILGHEHDGYEHKPPMIRLKNKAISVMVTGVPQAAGNWQVKTETDEELIMDLLDDNNEVSATVTIKAPVMPKA; encoded by the coding sequence ATGAGTGCAGAACGTTCATCTACATCGAAAGGTGTGGTCATTATTGGTGCAGGGTTGGCCGGCTGGCATGTCATCGATGCAATTCGTGCGAAAGATAAAGACATTCCAATTACCTTGATTACCGCTGATAGTGGCGATCGTTATCATAAGCCAATGCTAACAATGGCAATTAGCCAAAACAAAAGCGCATCAGATTTAGTGAGAGCTACGGGTAATGATGCAGCAGAGGCTGCGAATATCAATTTACTTGCCAATACTGAAGTTAGTGATATTGATGCTGCCAGTCAGCAGTTATATCTTGTCTCTGCTAATCGCTCAGATCCAGCTAACACGAGTTACGCAACGATCAGCTATGACAAGCTAGTGCTAGCAATGGGTGCTCACCCTATCTTTCCGCAAAGCTTGCCAGAGGATTTGGTTTGGCATGTCAATCATATTGAGCGCTTTGGTCAACTGCAAGAGAAGCTGGCAACCGGTAGTCAGCATGTTGCCATTGTTGGGGCTGGCATGGTTGGGACAGAAATAGCAGAGGACTTGCTGAAGGCTGGTCATGAAGTGACGCTGATTGACTTAAATGATGCACCACTTTCACAAATGCTACCGCCAAAAGCCACAGCTCGTATTGCTCAAGCGGTCAAATCACAAGGGATTAATTTTTTGGGCAGTTGCCAAGTGTCTGATGTTACTCGTAAAGATAATGGTAAATTGCAGGTCAGTTATGAGCCGCTAGCGTCAGAAACTGACACTGACACTGACACTGACACTGACACAGAAGCAGACAGTACCGCTGCTCAACAACGTGAGCCGCTTATTGTGGATCATGTGATTGCCAGTACAGGCTTGCTCGTCGATGATAAATTGCCCGCCGCTGCTGGGGTTGAATTCAATCGCCGTACCGGTATCGTGGTCGATGCGACAACGTTGCGTACTAATGCCTCCAGTATTTATGCCATTGGTGATTGTATGTCTATCAATGGGGTTGCCTGTCGTTATGTTGCACCGCTGCGTGCGCAAGCTGCGACCATTGCTGATGATATTTTAGGTCATGAGCATGATGGCTATGAACATAAGCCGCCGATGATTCGTCTAAAAAATAAAGCCATTTCTGTGATGGTTACTGGGGTTCCGCAAGCTGCTGGCAATTGGCAGGTAAAGACTGAGACTGATGAAGAGTTAATCATGGATTTGCTAGATGATAACAACGAAGTCAGTGCGACAGTGACCATTAAAGCGCCTGTCATGCCTAAAGCTTAA
- a CDS encoding AMP-binding protein, with the protein MTQLTNFDNILNNVPKINIGARSANAPLSQSHDKGLDVPLIEATIGDFFDAIVNKYPEREALVSRHQNIRWTYRELQEKVNQLASAMIEMGLEIGDRIAIWSHNNAEWLLMQLATAKIGVILVNINPAYRTFELQYALNKLGCSALVLMRHFKTSDYTQMIRELCPEIYHKSYNQLDLVEIPTIERIIWIDEPESDEDFNFMQKFSTWMAEGDANDPRVAERQAQLKNTDAISVQFTSGTTGTPKGATLTHRNILNNGYFMGEGMRLTEEDRLCIPLPLYHCFGMVGGNLAILTHGGCAVYPNDGFDPLTVLQTVEEEKCTALLGVPTMFIAELDHPEFNSFDLSSLRTGIMGGSSCPIEVMRRVMDKMHMSEVTIAYGMTETSPASCQTSSQTPLEKRVSTVGMVLPALEVKIVDTETGEVVPIGETGELLTYGYAVMKGYWGSRFKTRAAITDGWMHTGDLATMDEDGYITVVGRSKDMIIRGGENIYPVEVENYLYRHPKIRDVQIVGVPDNKYGEVLAAWIIAKEQGSLSEEEIRQFCRDHIAHYKVPTYFRFVTEYPMTVTGKIQKYKIVEQMIEELGLE; encoded by the coding sequence ATGACTCAGCTCACCAATTTCGACAATATTCTTAATAATGTTCCCAAAATTAATATAGGCGCACGCTCGGCAAATGCGCCACTGTCCCAAAGCCATGATAAAGGACTTGATGTACCGCTGATTGAGGCGACCATCGGTGATTTTTTCGATGCCATTGTCAATAAATATCCTGAGCGTGAAGCTTTAGTTTCTCGTCATCAAAATATCCGTTGGACTTACCGTGAGCTACAGGAGAAAGTCAATCAGTTAGCCAGTGCCATGATTGAGATGGGGCTTGAGATAGGTGATCGTATCGCTATTTGGTCGCATAACAATGCGGAATGGCTGCTGATGCAATTAGCAACAGCAAAAATCGGCGTCATCTTAGTCAATATCAATCCTGCTTATCGAACTTTTGAGCTGCAATATGCGCTGAATAAACTGGGCTGCTCGGCCTTGGTATTGATGCGTCATTTTAAAACTAGTGATTATACGCAAATGATTCGCGAGCTATGTCCTGAAATTTATCATAAAAGCTATAATCAGCTTGATTTGGTCGAAATTCCTACCATTGAGCGCATTATTTGGATTGATGAGCCAGAGAGTGATGAGGACTTTAATTTTATGCAAAAGTTCTCTACGTGGATGGCAGAGGGTGATGCAAACGACCCTCGCGTAGCGGAACGCCAAGCCCAGCTCAAAAACACCGATGCTATTAGTGTGCAGTTTACCAGTGGCACGACCGGCACACCGAAAGGCGCTACCTTAACGCATCGCAATATCCTAAATAACGGCTATTTTATGGGCGAAGGAATGAGGCTGACAGAGGAGGATAGGCTATGTATCCCATTGCCGCTTTATCACTGCTTTGGCATGGTGGGTGGCAATTTAGCCATTTTAACCCATGGTGGTTGCGCGGTGTATCCCAATGATGGTTTTGATCCGCTAACGGTATTGCAAACAGTGGAAGAAGAAAAATGTACTGCTCTACTTGGCGTCCCGACGATGTTTATCGCGGAACTCGATCATCCAGAATTTAATAGCTTTGATTTGTCCAGTTTGCGCACGGGTATCATGGGCGGTTCAAGCTGTCCTATCGAGGTTATGCGCCGTGTCATGGATAAGATGCACATGAGTGAGGTGACCATTGCTTATGGCATGACCGAGACCAGTCCAGCTTCTTGTCAGACTAGCTCGCAAACGCCACTTGAAAAGAGAGTGTCCACAGTGGGGATGGTGCTACCAGCGCTTGAGGTCAAAATCGTCGATACCGAAACTGGTGAGGTCGTCCCGATTGGAGAGACGGGCGAGCTACTGACATATGGCTATGCGGTCATGAAAGGCTATTGGGGTAGCCGTTTTAAAACACGTGCGGCAATCACTGATGGCTGGATGCATACGGGTGATTTGGCAACGATGGACGAAGATGGTTATATCACGGTGGTTGGGCGTAGTAAAGATATGATCATTCGTGGCGGCGAAAACATCTATCCAGTAGAAGTCGAAAACTATCTCTATCGCCATCCTAAGATTCGTGATGTACAAATCGTCGGCGTGCCTGACAACAAGTATGGTGAAGTATTGGCTGCATGGATTATTGCCAAAGAGCAAGGTAGCTTAAGCGAAGAAGAGATAAGGCAATTTTGTCGTGACCATATCGCTCATTATA